DNA sequence from the Solea solea chromosome 12, fSolSol10.1, whole genome shotgun sequence genome:
ggttattatagttcaCTATAGTTCAATGAGggttattcatcatcatcatcatcatcattattattattattgttgttattattcatgttgttatgttcatgtgtgtctttagtctgttggctatttgatttttacctttcacactaactgcatccaacctcagcacaATGGTGCACATtttcttgtagactgttattcagggatggttgttcatcaTTGtcctaatatttatttatttatttttttaaatactccatattacaaaaaactcaaactaacactaaaactataATAATGTGTGAGTTAGTGGTCTCAATCAGCAcattatgtcatttttataaaaaatatcgacatttttagaggaaaaaaaggacaataaatCATGGCAGATATGGGTGGGAATGGGAATTCaatgtgattgacagttggAAGCATCCAGAGGGTATAATTCAGTTACCTCAACATGGCTTTAGAATAGAATTATGGAATTAGAATACTGGAGGCTTCAAAGCTGTTCATATGAAATGTTTGGCTGAATTCAGTGATGTGAAGTTCAACTTTTGCCGTTTGGTGTTTCAGCGTCTTTCAGTCTGACTCTGGAGGAGAAAACAGCGGAGGGCGAGACCTTCCTGACTTTAGCAGTGAAATCCAGTTTTCTGGAAAATGTGACAATGCTTCTGGAGCATGGAGCCTCTCCTCACACCACCAACAGCAAGAATGAGTCTCCTCTGCTCTTAGGTGAGAGCATGGTCTGATAACACCTGCATTTGGTCCTTCACAAAACACTTCATCCTCACCATccgtcccctcctcctcctcctcctcctcgtgtcCTCCCTGCAGCAGTTGGAGTCAGATCTTATGAGATGGTTTCCTGTCTGATCGCTGGAGGAGCTCTTGTGGAGCAGGTGTGTTTGAAGAAGTGGACGGCCATGCACGAGGCGTCCAGGTCAGGCTGCGTCCACATCATGGAGCTCCTTCTGCAGAACGGAGGACAGGTTTCAGAGACAGACCAGTATGGAGTGACCCCCCTGGGCATCGCTGCAGAATATAGTCACCCTGAAGTCCTGGAGCTCCTCATCAAACATGGTGAACCGTTCTTTTAACTCTTTTAACTATCagtcttttatatatatatagatatatatatatatatctatatatatatagatatatatatactgtatatctatatatttactatatatgtacatatatatatatatatatatatatatcctttgAGTAAGTCCTTGTGCCTGAAGCAGAACACCTGTGTTTTCTAGCTGCAGATGTATGACCACAAAGTTAGACATCCAGAATGTTGCCATTTCCTAatataaataattcagttttctccCATTAAGGTGCTGATGTAAACGCTCAGGCGCCTAACGGGGACAGCGTCCTGTACGATGCCGCAGGTTCAGGGAATCCGGACTGTATCGACATCCTGCTGCAGCACGGAGCGAATCCCAACATCTTCAATTTGAGCTCCCAGCTGCCCATTCACAGAGCAGCGTACGAAGGACACCTCCTGTGAGTGAGAGaacgtttgtttttgaaacctgGGTGGATTATCATCagaggtctaacagtgtgtcTACATCATGTCATCATTTGAATATTATACTGAAGTTCTTTTACCTTTGGCAAAGGTTTCTGGAACTGTTTTTTACCCCAGAACCACAATGAACTCAAAGACCTCCCAACATGAGTCAATACAGCACCTTCATGTCTTTTTTCTGCAGTGTTATTGTGcaatatattgttattttaaataacaataacattgcAATAAGAAAAATGATTAATCATGGTTTTTTTGTTAGTGTGTATCTTCTacaaccatggttctcaaactgtggagagtgtaccaccagtggtacgcaagcttcctctggtggaatAATTATTAGATTACTTTAAATACTAAATATGCcaataaataattaaagttaGAGGAGGGTGATGAATTATCTTTGTTCGacatatttacaccactgtattttaacacgATAagggtgttacttcaagagctcaatattttctcaggtgctaCTTGTGAACCACTTTCCTACaatattctatgacttttttccccacagagcTTTGAGGATCTTGATTCCGATCACCACGCGGCGGGCCCTGCGGTTGTGCGGACACAGCCCCGtccactctgctgctgatgGAGGCCACGCCCACtgcctggagctgctgctgcagaaaggTTTCGACGTCAACGCGCTGTTGGCCCCTCACATCTCCGAAAACTATGGCGACATGAGGAGAACCCCGCTGTTCTTCACCGTCTCCAACGGGGACAGGACCTGTACCGAGATACTGCTGAAGTCGGGGGCCGAACCTGACCTGGACCTACTGCGCTGCCTCCTGGTGGCGGTTAGGTCGGGACGCTACGAGATCGTGAAGCTGCTGATCGCGGCCAAGGCGGACGTGAACTGTTACTTCACGGTGGTGAATGACACGGTGTTTCCCACGGCGCTGCAGTACTGCCTGAAAGATGAGGTGATGATGAGGCTGCTGCTCAACAACGGCTATGACGCGGAGAAATGCTTCTGCTGTAACCATGACGACGGCTGGGATGAGGACtcacagcatcagcagcaaaAAGTTGCTGTGAGTGAGAAAATGATGTCGTTGTTGCAAGTACTGAATTTTAAAATTCCCAATTTAGTCAGCTTTGGGATtgggaattttaaataaatatatatatatcattttttacacaccagtagtgagcACGCACAAACAGGGtggaggagcagtgggcagcaatTATCTGTGTTCCctggggttgggtaccttgctcaggggcaccttttcctgggatttgaaccagcgaccctccGGTGACATGCCCAATTGCCTTCCACTTGGCTATAATCAACACTACACTTATGCTGGTGACCTCTAAGAGGCTGCAGTGGCAATTAccaagtaggtccagctgcagacccgcagaccactcaacgaaacgcccctttactcaacgaaacgccccttcactcaacgaaacgcccctttactcaacgaaacgccccttcacactacacgacactctgattggctctcaagagactgcgtctgaaacgtgatgacgtttactaacgtgatgacgtttactaacgtgataacgtcttcttttattgaaactttatttacacacgcgtatttcacagacacttgttgacaagagacttctatcccggtgtgcgacaggaatagagaagaataaatactcgtgttgacttttatgaacacagaaatgtactttctgtgaaatttgtgaacaattaatgtcactttgtaaagtatgaaatgttatagccaaactgctaaaatatataaatgccgattggaaaagttctttgaacatcacgtttacacaatatagtatcacgtttttgtgatataattatcacgtttatacaatataatatcacgtttatgtgatataattatcacgtttatacaatataattatcacctttatacaatataatatcacgtttatgtgatataattatcacgtttatacaatataattatcacctttatacaatataatatcacgtttatacaatataatatcacaaattccactttgaacacacactttgaataatttcatttgtttttgcaaacttccaacatcatggcaacctgtatgttacaaaaaggtgtgtttaatataggcctacatttattgaatgtcttattagtctgtagtttgacatgttgttcaactggacagaacaacaattagaactaataaaagtctacttgatcaggtttttaacctgaaagaaaccctcctaaaattctgtgctggtgtggtccaggtggtggtggtagacagaagttaagtagacaagatctgctgagtatgtcattaaggagatgttacctatttccaggaagatatgtgaaacattggtatctgaatcaaacccagccagttggacatcagtaggtcttttgatgaaagtaaaacaaatgcactgaaacccttgattctgcacagaaagttgtataactttcaaatcaatgtaatgaatacaagtgatgaatgatatattttct
Encoded proteins:
- the asb15a gene encoding ankyrin repeat and SOCS box protein 15 isoform X1 produces the protein METFLLDFLSDCEQTLQLGMDAAEDTDAAEDTDEDDLLAYDLQMIIQESCQREHMTESGRIEVLKLVSAIERGDLPALQELCDFPAAFSQVDDQGWYPLHRAVVQPLVSVLETVLYASFSLTLEEKTAEGETFLTLAVKSSFLENVTMLLEHGASPHTTNSKNESPLLLAVGVRSYEMVSCLIAGGALVEQVCLKKWTAMHEASRSGCVHIMELLLQNGGQVSETDQYGVTPLGIAAEYSHPEVLELLIKHGADVNAQAPNGDSVLYDAAGSGNPDCIDILLQHGANPNIFNLSSQLPIHRAAYEGHLLALRILIPITTRRALRLCGHSPVHSAADGGHAHCLELLLQKGFDVNALLAPHISENYGDMRRTPLFFTVSNGDRTCTEILLKSGAEPDLDLLRCLLVAVRSGRYEIVKLLIAAKADVNCYFTVVNDTVFPTALQYCLKDEVMMRLLLNNGYDAEKCFCCNHDDGWDEDSQHQQQKVAFCDFVSLSCLVNVVGRVVFVLLEYVGQVSLCGKLTKTLETQREWPFIHWTIRNPRSLSHLSRVVIRKHLSCSDLTRTQLPTRLKDYLLFKENDLYSRIICREE
- the asb15a gene encoding ankyrin repeat and SOCS box protein 15 isoform X2, which produces MDAAEDTDAAEDTDEDDLLAYDLQMIIQESCQREHMTESGRIEVLKLVSAIERGDLPALQELCDFPAAFSQVDDQGWYPLHRAVVQPLVSVLETVLYASFSLTLEEKTAEGETFLTLAVKSSFLENVTMLLEHGASPHTTNSKNESPLLLAVGVRSYEMVSCLIAGGALVEQVCLKKWTAMHEASRSGCVHIMELLLQNGGQVSETDQYGVTPLGIAAEYSHPEVLELLIKHGADVNAQAPNGDSVLYDAAGSGNPDCIDILLQHGANPNIFNLSSQLPIHRAAYEGHLLALRILIPITTRRALRLCGHSPVHSAADGGHAHCLELLLQKGFDVNALLAPHISENYGDMRRTPLFFTVSNGDRTCTEILLKSGAEPDLDLLRCLLVAVRSGRYEIVKLLIAAKADVNCYFTVVNDTVFPTALQYCLKDEVMMRLLLNNGYDAEKCFCCNHDDGWDEDSQHQQQKVAFCDFVSLSCLVNVVGRVVFVLLEYVGQVSLCGKLTKTLETQREWPFIHWTIRNPRSLSHLSRVVIRKHLSCSDLTRTQLPTRLKDYLLFKENDLYSRIICREE